The DNA sequence TCATCGGTTGTAACAATATCTGCGTTTAACTTTGTATAAGTTACAGAAAAACCAAACAAAATACCATTCTCACGAAGTAAATCCATAGTGTGCATTAATTTTTTAAACACACCCTTCCCCCTTCTCTCATCTGTCTCTTTTTCAAAACCTTCAATACTTATAACAGGCATAACATTTGCAAGTTCTTTAATCTTCTTTACCCTTTCCTCGTTTAGTAGTGTTCCATTTGTGAATACCTGAAAGGCGCAGTCCTTGTGTTTTTTATAGATTTCAAACATATCATCTCTTATGAATGGTTCTCCTCCAAGAATTGTGTAAAGGTATGTTCCCATCTCTTTTCCCTGCTCTATAACAGAGTCAACTACATCAAGGGGAAGGTCGTCTTTCTTCGTATACTCTCCTGCATAGCAACCAACACAGCGGAGATTGCATCTCATTGTAGGACTTATAAGAATTGTAAAAGGACCCATAAAGCCATACTTCTTCTCCATTTCCATATTCTTTGCCTGACCCACAAGCATAGTATTTACAAAGAAGTTATATCCAAGAGTAGTAAGTACTTTCGTATCAATATCCCTTAAAACTCTTGTTATCAAACCCCAGTATGGTTCCTTGTGGATATTCTGTCTGGCGCTCTCTATCTGTTCTTTATATTTCTTTATCGGAGTAAGAGCTTTAAGGAGGTTAAGAATTTTATCAAGATTTCTCTCCGGGTCTTTCTTGGCATAGATAAGGGTCCTTTTAAGAATAAGTCCAATCAAGCTCTCTTTTACACCCATCTTTTTCACCTCCATACATAAAATTTGTTAAAATTCTTATGATCTCTTTTCTCTGTTCATCAGAGATTGAGACAAAATGGTATTTGGCATCTTCCCATTTTTTATCGATATTACCAACACCCCCAACATACTTTGAGAAGAGAAACACTGTAAGCGATGCAAAGCTTACAAATACAATTTTTGAAGAGAGGGACATCATTAATAGATCCTTAAGCACTTCTATCTCCTTTACATCCCTGAAGAGCGTTATAAGGATAAGGAAGGCAAAAACAATAAAAATGAGGGGCTTAAGGGTATTTTTGGAGAAATTACTTACCTTTTCCATTAAGAGTTCATTTAATCTTCCCTCCTCCCTTGCCTCCACAAATTCCTTAAGAATGTTCTTAACTTCATCTACATAAAAATCAACACCTGTATTCAGTAGTCTTCTACCCTCTTCTGTAAGTACATATTTGTATCTTGGTCTCCCCTTCTTCTTACAGAATGCCATCTCAACCTTTAGAATCCCCTTCTCCTTAAGATTTCTTAGGTGTTCATAGGCAGTAATTGGATTAACATCCATAATTTTTGAGAGTTCCTTAGCGGTAATACTCTCGTTTTCTCTAAAGTGCTTTCTTAAGATGGATAAAATTTCCTTCTGCCTCTCAGATACCTTCTTTTTCATTGTAATTCAATTTTATTAGTTTTTTTTTATTTGTCAAGATATAGACTAATTTTTAAATTCTATTGCCCCCTCTGGACATCTTAAGAAGCACTCAAAACATGCACTGCATTTCTTGTTATCAATGGTATAGTTTTTAAGGTCGATGGCTGATAATGCACAAACATTCAAACATTCCTCACAATCTGTACATTTATCTCTATTTATAAAAAACTTTGTCTTCCTAAAGAGAGAGAGTTTTCTTAAACTTGGAGGTTCTGGATGTTTTATGAGTTCCTCAAAGTAATCTCCTTTTAAATTCATCTGCGTAAGTTTGTAAATTCCAAGATGTCTTAAGGATAGGGATGTAAAGAGAGGAATATTTGATGGTTTAAAACCAACAAGTACTGAGCCAAGAGAATCAAGAGAAAGCATATCATCAGAAGATATAAAAACATTAAGATTAAACTTACTTCCCTTTATCTCATCTCCCTGAATGATCTCAACTCCGTCAAGGAACGAGACTTTTACCTTCTTTTTAACTATTGTAAGTATTTCTGATAGACCTTCAGCAAAATCCTTAAGATTTGCTCCATAAAAGTAAAGTTCTGTCCGTGTATATGATGGAACAAGGGTTGTAACCCCTGCAATAACACCTGAGAAAAGAAAAAAGGGATGGAGTTTTATCTTTGAAACAGGAATGAGAGAATCTGCCCAGAAGAAGGATTTTGGAAAATAGATTTTGCTTAAAATTCTTCTCTGAACATGATCCCCCACTTTTCTTCTCTCTCTTCCTATTATGATCTTTTCATGTTTTGTCTTCTCAAACCCCTCCATCATAAAAGAGACTAAATCAACAGGATAATTTTCAA is a window from the Caldisericia bacterium genome containing:
- a CDS encoding radical SAM protein — its product is MGVKESLIGLILKRTLIYAKKDPERNLDKILNLLKALTPIKKYKEQIESARQNIHKEPYWGLITRVLRDIDTKVLTTLGYNFFVNTMLVGQAKNMEMEKKYGFMGPFTILISPTMRCNLRCVGCYAGEYTKKDDLPLDVVDSVIEQGKEMGTYLYTILGGEPFIRDDMFEIYKKHKDCAFQVFTNGTLLNEERVKKIKELANVMPVISIEGFEKETDERRGKGVFKKLMHTMDLLRENGILFGFSVTYTKLNADIVTTDEFLDMLIERGAFWGWYFLYMPIGRAPSVELMATAEQRKKLGEFVRRVRTTKQIWPMDFWNDAPYVGGCIAGGRRYLHINHKGEAEPCIFLHFSGGNVKEKSLIEIMQSPLFSTIRKFQPFNKNLLLPCQIIDQPKVFRYIYKKTRPNITDMDADLLVKDAKLMRDLDEYSRSVHKTMKEVWETTPEFVKGYHQVAKERIEEKKKRLNEEAMRKRKKYEEILRKKKEREAKEAKV
- a CDS encoding winged helix-turn-helix transcriptional regulator; the encoded protein is MKKKVSERQKEILSILRKHFRENESITAKELSKIMDVNPITAYEHLRNLKEKGILKVEMAFCKKKGRPRYKYVLTEEGRRLLNTGVDFYVDEVKNILKEFVEAREEGRLNELLMEKVSNFSKNTLKPLIFIVFAFLILITLFRDVKEIEVLKDLLMMSLSSKIVFVSFASLTVFLFSKYVGGVGNIDKKWEDAKYHFVSISDEQRKEIIRILTNFMYGGEKDGCKRELDWTYS
- a CDS encoding DUF362 domain-containing protein yields the protein MNSRVFVKKGDYTNSLAFIRETFKTFKDIEFSEGEKVLIYFDGEFDENRNLSTFPNPVFIEELVRFLLDKGVNVRVGSSVLEKDRNLTDILENYPVDLVSFMMEGFEKTKHEKIIIGRERRKVGDHVQRRILSKIYFPKSFFWADSLIPVSKIKLHPFFLFSGVIAGVTTLVPSYTRTELYFYGANLKDFAEGLSEILTIVKKKVKVSFLDGVEIIQGDEIKGSKFNLNVFISSDDMLSLDSLGSVLVGFKPSNIPLFTSLSLRHLGIYKLTQMNLKGDYFEELIKHPEPPSLRKLSLFRKTKFFINRDKCTDCEECLNVCALSAIDLKNYTIDNKKCSACFECFLRCPEGAIEFKN